One segment of Paraburkholderia caribensis DNA contains the following:
- a CDS encoding ATP-binding response regulator has protein sequence MADQGTHRQIGRRPLRRVVLVVIWIAALAAPTAAISYLLYSALLNPRATQQLTGTYDGFYWDAAQLQIAYARLESQLLQYQTGADSDYQRLMLHFQVLQSKLRVMAGSTQRLAAQTEAVQRQQEEIAGLSEMLVAMQPSLDALPNSPALASQMVEELRKHWKEVNDLALSRRNVDLQDREAMNSDFIAKRRMLFAGGLVLLLLSAAATSLLVVNGRRRTKLILQQHAALDAEHQASRAAREASLAKDAFLGMISHELRTPLHAIVSSIELLGFNFHSDADRKVIQRLETAARHLEAQMRDLTDYARLGAGKLELRNEHFDPRELLTSIVDEHEPFARAKGLVFEGSASGRAGLVDSDPHRIRQIVNNLVTNGIRYTERGTVTLHFDQRDDALAIVVTDTGAGVPDKQIPLIFKEFTQLDASRTRRFEGAGMGLAIVQGLVDLFGGTIGVESEVGKGTRFTVTIPVKPVAAPAGASVAAHPAHGEGRPRVLIVDDNQLIRESLCEMLAHMGCDAAAVANADDAHAWLAARQCDLVLLDLHMPDKDGYAFMTEYAQKAQRPGGAARTPVIAVSAYAPESGARTEGDEFFDSLTKPVHYEVLRDAVQRALAARHRASVAG, from the coding sequence ATGGCAGATCAAGGCACTCATCGTCAAATAGGACGGCGCCCGCTGCGCCGTGTGGTGCTCGTCGTCATCTGGATCGCCGCGCTCGCGGCGCCGACTGCGGCGATCAGCTATCTGCTGTACTCAGCCCTTCTCAATCCGCGCGCAACCCAGCAGCTGACAGGCACTTACGACGGCTTCTATTGGGACGCGGCGCAACTCCAGATTGCCTACGCGCGGCTCGAAAGCCAGCTGCTGCAATACCAGACGGGCGCCGATAGCGACTATCAGCGGCTCATGCTGCATTTCCAGGTGCTGCAATCGAAGCTGCGCGTGATGGCGGGCTCGACGCAGCGCCTCGCCGCGCAGACGGAAGCCGTGCAGCGCCAGCAGGAAGAGATCGCGGGACTCTCGGAGATGCTGGTCGCGATGCAGCCTTCGCTCGACGCGCTGCCCAATTCGCCCGCGCTCGCGTCGCAGATGGTCGAAGAACTGCGCAAGCACTGGAAGGAAGTCAACGATCTCGCGCTGAGCCGCCGCAACGTCGACTTGCAGGACCGCGAGGCGATGAATTCGGATTTCATCGCGAAGCGCCGGATGCTGTTCGCGGGCGGGCTGGTGCTGCTGTTGCTGTCGGCGGCGGCGACTTCGCTGCTGGTGGTGAACGGCCGGCGCCGGACCAAGCTGATCCTCCAGCAGCACGCCGCGCTCGATGCCGAGCATCAGGCCAGCCGCGCCGCGCGCGAGGCGAGCCTCGCCAAGGACGCGTTCCTCGGCATGATCAGTCATGAGTTGCGCACGCCGCTGCATGCGATCGTCTCGTCGATCGAACTGCTCGGCTTCAACTTTCACTCCGACGCGGACCGCAAGGTGATCCAGCGGCTGGAGACGGCTGCGCGCCATCTCGAAGCGCAGATGAGGGATCTGACCGACTATGCGCGCCTGGGCGCCGGCAAGCTGGAATTGCGCAACGAGCATTTCGATCCGCGCGAACTGCTGACCTCGATCGTCGACGAGCACGAGCCGTTCGCGCGGGCCAAGGGTCTCGTGTTCGAAGGCAGCGCGAGCGGCCGGGCGGGACTCGTCGATTCCGATCCGCACCGCATCCGGCAGATCGTCAACAACCTCGTGACCAACGGCATTCGCTATACGGAGCGCGGCACCGTCACGCTGCATTTCGACCAGCGTGACGACGCGCTGGCCATCGTCGTCACCGACACGGGCGCGGGCGTGCCCGACAAGCAGATTCCGCTGATCTTCAAGGAGTTCACGCAGCTCGACGCATCGCGCACGCGCCGCTTCGAAGGCGCGGGGATGGGGCTCGCAATCGTACAGGGTCTGGTCGATCTGTTCGGCGGGACCATCGGTGTCGAAAGCGAAGTGGGCAAGGGCACACGCTTCACGGTGACGATCCCCGTGAAGCCGGTCGCCGCGCCCGCCGGTGCGTCCGTCGCGGCGCATCCGGCGCACGGCGAAGGGCGTCCGCGGGTGCTGATCGTCGACGACAACCAGCTGATTCGCGAGTCGCTGTGCGAAATGCTCGCACACATGGGATGCGATGCGGCCGCCGTCGCCAATGCCGACGACGCGCATGCATGGCTCGCCGCGCGGCAATGCGATCTGGTGTTGCTCGATCTGCACATGCCCGACAAGGACGGCTACGCGTTCATGACCGAATATGCGCAGAAGGCGCAAAGGCCGGGCGGGGCGGCGCGCACGCCCGTGATCGCCGTGAGCGCGTACGCGCCCGAGAGCGGAGCGCGCACGGAGGGAGATGAGTTTTTCGACAGCCTGACCAAGCCCGTCCACTACGAGGTGCTGCGCGACGCCGTGCAGCGGGCGCTGGCGGCGCGGCACCGCGCGTCCGTCGCGGGCTGA
- a CDS encoding phosphoribosyltransferase: protein MKKPVLPLTYEQLDHWIESLQPALLEEGFAAAVGILRGGAPLALMASHAIGVPVAFLSYDRRARHVTWDSAQPLPPPGSKVLLCEDIAGRGFTLVDCIAFLEQHGLIVKTLTAAFDEISRIRPDFANDATGFFALFPWERQAYTDDYRDDWLKVESGSAEKMADDHEYATYAIDLDGILLPDVPLSRYDEDLAAALNERDALLPYEVLPDVDLQKVRAVITGRPYADLARTRAWLERHGFGHLELVMRTPDAHDETSEGAAAHKAAAALSCGVTHFIESDPVQALLIAKLAPLLRVIWWDALKHTGTLISASAWR from the coding sequence ATGAAAAAGCCGGTTCTACCGTTGACCTACGAACAGCTCGACCACTGGATCGAATCGTTGCAGCCCGCACTGCTCGAAGAGGGCTTCGCCGCCGCTGTCGGCATTCTACGGGGCGGCGCACCGCTCGCGTTGATGGCTTCGCATGCGATCGGCGTGCCTGTCGCGTTTCTCAGCTATGACCGCAGGGCGCGCCACGTCACGTGGGACTCGGCCCAGCCGCTGCCGCCGCCCGGCTCGAAGGTGCTGCTGTGCGAGGACATCGCGGGCCGTGGTTTCACGCTGGTCGACTGCATCGCCTTTCTCGAGCAGCACGGCCTGATCGTGAAGACGCTGACGGCCGCCTTCGACGAAATCAGCCGCATCCGCCCGGACTTCGCAAACGACGCGACGGGCTTCTTCGCGCTGTTCCCGTGGGAGCGCCAGGCCTATACGGACGACTATCGCGACGACTGGCTGAAAGTCGAGTCCGGTTCGGCGGAGAAAATGGCGGATGACCACGAATACGCAACCTACGCAATCGATCTGGACGGCATCCTGCTGCCCGACGTGCCGCTGTCACGATATGACGAAGATCTCGCCGCCGCTTTGAACGAGCGCGACGCGCTGTTGCCTTATGAGGTCTTGCCCGATGTCGATCTGCAGAAAGTGCGCGCCGTGATCACGGGCCGGCCGTACGCCGACCTGGCGCGCACGCGCGCGTGGCTCGAGCGGCACGGTTTCGGTCATCTCGAACTGGTGATGCGCACGCCCGACGCGCATGACGAAACGTCCGAAGGCGCCGCCGCGCACAAGGCCGCCGCGGCGTTGAGCTGCGGCGTCACGCATTTCATCGAAAGCGACCCCGTGCAGGCGCTCCTCATCGCGAAGCTCGCGCCACTGTTGCGCGTGATCTGGTGGGACGCGCTCAAGCACACGGGCACGCTGATCAGCGCCTCGGCCTGGCGCTGA
- a CDS encoding glutathione S-transferase family protein, with protein sequence MITVWGRANSVNVQKILWVCDELVLPYNRIDAGLQFGRNDEPEYLAMNPTGKVPTLVDGDYVLWESNSILRYLVMQYGESSVLYPDEPKARASIDRWLDWSLSTLQPAERPVFWTIVRTPEAGRDSAKLAADIDNVGKLWKMLDAQLQGRFFIEGEKFTLADIVLGAYAKRWFGLPGVERPSLPNLERWYQRLSTRSGFKQYVDFDLT encoded by the coding sequence ATGATTACAGTTTGGGGCCGTGCCAACTCCGTCAATGTGCAGAAGATCCTGTGGGTGTGCGACGAGCTGGTCTTGCCCTACAACCGCATCGACGCCGGTCTGCAGTTCGGCCGCAACGACGAACCCGAATACCTCGCGATGAACCCGACGGGCAAGGTGCCGACGCTCGTCGACGGCGACTACGTGCTGTGGGAGTCGAACTCGATCCTGCGCTATCTGGTCATGCAGTACGGCGAATCCAGCGTGCTCTACCCCGACGAGCCCAAGGCGCGCGCCAGCATCGACCGCTGGCTCGACTGGTCGCTGTCCACGCTACAGCCCGCCGAGCGCCCCGTGTTCTGGACCATCGTGCGCACGCCCGAGGCCGGGCGCGACAGCGCGAAGCTCGCCGCCGACATCGACAACGTCGGCAAACTGTGGAAGATGCTCGACGCGCAACTGCAAGGGCGCTTCTTCATCGAAGGCGAGAAGTTCACGCTCGCGGACATCGTTCTGGGTGCGTATGCAAAGCGCTGGTTCGGGCTGCCGGGCGTCGAACGTCCGTCGTTGCCGAATCTCGAACGCTGGTATCAGCGGCTGTCCACCCGCTCCGGCTTCAAGCAATACGTCGACTTCGATCTGACCTGA
- a CDS encoding putative pterin-binding protein — MHYKTCGGRRAFALMSALVTVLALAFASYGASAAPLTTTLALDVKGKIAKTNDDDHSVFHFSEAQLLALPVHTISTSTTWTAKSTFTGPLLADILKTVGAYGDQIEIHTLDDYTYTVPVSDTNRYGVIVAYSMNGKRLQVSDFGPLFLIYPRDQFPGELAGASADAKFVWQIKALIVK, encoded by the coding sequence GTGCACTACAAGACATGCGGAGGGCGGCGTGCGTTCGCGCTGATGTCCGCGCTGGTCACTGTCCTGGCGCTGGCGTTCGCTTCGTACGGAGCATCGGCCGCGCCGCTGACGACCACGCTGGCGCTCGACGTCAAAGGCAAGATTGCGAAGACCAACGACGACGATCACAGCGTTTTCCACTTTTCCGAAGCGCAGTTGCTCGCGCTGCCCGTGCATACCATTTCGACGTCGACGACATGGACGGCAAAATCCACCTTCACGGGACCGCTGCTCGCGGATATCCTCAAGACGGTGGGCGCATACGGCGATCAGATCGAAATCCATACGCTGGATGACTACACGTACACTGTTCCCGTGTCGGACACGAATCGCTACGGCGTGATCGTCGCGTACAGCATGAACGGCAAGCGCCTGCAGGTCAGCGACTTCGGGCCGCTGTTTCTCATCTATCCGCGCGACCAGTTTCCCGGCGAGCTGGCGGGGGCGTCGGCGGACGCGAAATTCGTATGGCAGATCAAGGCACTCATCGTCAAATAG
- a CDS encoding helix-turn-helix domain-containing protein — protein MSNEATSTDSLAVAERVRELMSRHGIGKRQQTSELCRILDLSFSQGHRKLRGNSPWTLSQIKKVAEVFGEPAAQLFGAQSLDPGMVGATAQEAVFAIGGIELACTAWIGAPIEAGSRPEFIAWSKLDQWRVVRHDGALYQNAYEVHKIEIYPRRAETDKPLIAVVDDDQASADNLRDYLERSGFAAIAIYGLAAFAETLQTQVFDGVVIDWLFGPQTSAEAIRAVRASENPDAPIFVLTGELLTGKASESEISDIVRNYDVACYEKPARMAILVADLSKRLSRA, from the coding sequence ATGTCCAACGAAGCCACCTCAACCGACTCGCTCGCCGTCGCCGAACGCGTGCGCGAGTTGATGAGCCGTCACGGCATCGGCAAGCGTCAGCAAACCAGCGAGCTTTGCCGGATCCTCGATTTGAGTTTCTCGCAGGGCCACCGCAAGCTGCGCGGCAACAGCCCGTGGACGCTCTCGCAGATCAAGAAGGTCGCCGAGGTATTTGGTGAGCCGGCGGCGCAGCTGTTCGGCGCGCAATCGCTCGATCCCGGCATGGTCGGCGCCACCGCGCAGGAGGCGGTGTTCGCGATCGGCGGAATCGAGCTGGCGTGCACCGCGTGGATCGGCGCGCCGATCGAAGCAGGCAGCCGGCCGGAATTCATCGCGTGGTCGAAGCTCGACCAGTGGCGTGTCGTGCGGCACGACGGCGCGCTGTATCAGAACGCCTATGAAGTCCACAAGATCGAGATCTATCCGCGCCGCGCCGAAACCGACAAGCCGCTGATCGCCGTCGTCGACGATGATCAGGCGTCCGCCGACAATCTGCGCGACTATCTCGAACGCAGCGGCTTCGCGGCTATCGCGATCTACGGGCTCGCGGCATTCGCCGAAACGCTGCAGACGCAGGTGTTCGACGGCGTGGTGATCGACTGGCTGTTCGGCCCGCAGACGTCGGCGGAAGCGATCCGCGCCGTGCGCGCGTCGGAGAATCCAGATGCACCCATCTTCGTGCTGACGGGCGAACTGCTGACGGGCAAGGCGAGCGAGTCGGAAATCAGCGATATCGTGCGCAACTACGACGTGGCCTGTTACGAGAAGCCCGCACGCATGGCGATTCTCGTCGCCGATCTGTCCAAGCGTCTGAGCCGCGCTTAA
- a CDS encoding glutathione binding-like protein, with the protein MTISLYAWGTPNGRKISVALEEMALPYTVRPINITKDEQFDPDFLAISPNNKIPAIVDPDGPDGKPISVFESGAILLYLGEKTGKFLPQSLRDRVPVLEWLMWQMGGFGPMPGQVHHFAALASEDDKRYGLKRFSTETRRLYKVLDARLAKSEYVAGDLSVADFAILGWAWRHERHKVDLAEYPNVKRWYDTLFARPGVQRGFDVKLD; encoded by the coding sequence ATGACTATCTCGCTTTACGCGTGGGGCACGCCGAACGGCCGCAAGATCAGCGTCGCGCTCGAAGAAATGGCCCTGCCGTACACCGTCAGGCCGATCAACATTACGAAAGACGAGCAGTTCGACCCGGACTTTCTCGCGATCAGCCCGAACAACAAGATTCCCGCGATCGTCGACCCCGACGGACCGGATGGCAAGCCCATCAGCGTGTTCGAATCGGGCGCGATCCTGCTGTATCTCGGCGAAAAGACGGGCAAGTTCCTGCCGCAGAGCCTGCGCGACCGGGTGCCCGTGCTCGAATGGCTGATGTGGCAAATGGGCGGCTTCGGCCCGATGCCGGGCCAGGTGCATCACTTCGCGGCGCTCGCTTCGGAAGACGACAAGCGCTACGGCCTCAAGCGCTTTTCCACCGAAACGCGGCGGCTCTACAAGGTGCTCGACGCGCGGCTCGCCAAAAGCGAATACGTGGCGGGCGACCTGTCGGTCGCCGACTTCGCGATTCTCGGCTGGGCGTGGCGGCACGAGCGCCACAAGGTCGATCTCGCCGAGTATCCGAACGTGAAGCGCTGGTACGACACGCTGTTCGCACGTCCGGGCGTGCAGCGCGGATTCGACGTGAAGCTCGATTGA
- a CDS encoding NAD(P)/FAD-dependent oxidoreductase: MTTTYPLHANLSPADTPFPDQADVVIAGAGIMGCAAAYYLARRGVKAVVLDKSRIAGQQSTRAWGFVRQQGREAAEVPLMMAGMRIWEQLERELDFDLEWRQGGCLYVADKEEDWTSFQQWMDVAKQYGLDTRVLDRAQIDQQVRGMQGKVLGGLYTPSDGQAEPRRAAAAFAARAIEAGARFFEGCGVIGIERGAGAVTGVITERGTIRTRQVICAAGASSWRLLDTLGIVLPQQAVRGTCMRTNPLPAITASTFWGHGLGIRQRANGAINLADDMQVDVDMTFGHFRALKWFLPELWAQREKFSFHLNGAFVRDLRERVPGFLSADERVLHPRDPNPQPNRAHAPRALRKLRELFPALKDAQVVESWAGLIDVLPDGIPVLDAASQAQGLLVATGFCGHGFAMGPIVGRLMAEWIVDGQPSIDLSAFRLQRFFDGTMQRPRSML, translated from the coding sequence ATGACGACCACCTATCCGCTGCACGCCAATCTGAGCCCGGCTGACACGCCGTTTCCCGATCAAGCCGACGTCGTGATTGCGGGCGCGGGCATCATGGGGTGCGCGGCGGCGTACTACCTGGCGCGCCGGGGCGTGAAGGCGGTGGTGCTGGACAAGTCGCGCATCGCGGGGCAGCAATCGACGCGCGCGTGGGGTTTCGTGCGCCAGCAGGGCCGCGAGGCCGCCGAAGTGCCGTTGATGATGGCGGGCATGCGGATCTGGGAGCAGCTCGAACGGGAGCTGGATTTCGATCTCGAATGGCGGCAGGGCGGATGTCTGTACGTGGCGGACAAGGAGGAAGACTGGACTTCGTTCCAGCAGTGGATGGATGTCGCGAAGCAGTACGGACTGGATACGCGGGTGCTCGACCGCGCGCAGATCGACCAGCAGGTGCGGGGCATGCAGGGCAAGGTGCTGGGCGGGCTGTATACGCCGAGCGACGGCCAGGCCGAGCCGCGCCGCGCGGCGGCGGCTTTCGCGGCACGGGCGATCGAAGCGGGTGCGCGGTTTTTCGAGGGTTGTGGCGTGATCGGGATAGAACGGGGCGCGGGCGCCGTGACGGGGGTCATTACCGAGCGCGGCACGATCCGCACGCGGCAGGTGATTTGCGCTGCGGGCGCGAGTAGCTGGCGGTTGCTCGATACGCTGGGTATTGTTTTGCCGCAGCAAGCCGTGCGTGGGACGTGCATGCGGACGAATCCGTTGCCGGCGATTACTGCTTCCACATTCTGGGGGCATGGGCTCGGGATTCGGCAGCGTGCGAATGGCGCGATCAATCTCGCTGACGATATGCAGGTCGATGTCGATATGACGTTTGGGCATTTTCGGGCGCTCAAGTGGTTCTTGCCCGAGCTTTGGGCGCAGCGCGAGAAGTTCAGCTTTCATCTGAATGGCGCGTTCGTGCGTGATTTGCGCGAGCGTGTGCCGGGGTTTTTGTCTGCTGACGAGCGGGTGTTGCATCCGCGCGATCCGAATCCGCAGCCGAATCGTGCGCATGCGCCGCGGGCTTTGCGGAAGCTGCGTGAGTTGTTTCCGGCTTTGAAGGATGCGCAGGTGGTTGAGTCGTGGGCTGGGTTGATCGATGTGTTGCCGGATGGGATTCCGGTGCTCGATGCTGCTTCTCAGGCGCAGGGCCTGTTGGTCGCTACCGGGTTTTGTGGGCATGGCTTCGCCATGGGGCCCATTGTTGGGCGGCTTATGGCTGAGTGGATCGTTGATGGGCAGCCTTCTATTGATCTTTCTGCGTTTCGGTTGCAGAGGTTTTTTGATGGGACGATGCAGAGGCCTCGGAGTATGTTGTGA
- a CDS encoding Fur family transcriptional regulator produces MKNAKPTAADAASTPGHSPGVPPGLPHHAHAAEHAHAHADDSHHDHTHGTPASAEAALALAEEYCRERGEKLTPIRRKVLELLLTSGRATKAYSLLDDMRQIHPGSAPPTVYRALDFLLSAGLVHKIESINAFAVCHDLTQCQHGILVVCQQCGNVTELHQPALREALVAQIENAGYRLAGDGIELKGLCSACQAAQAAGN; encoded by the coding sequence ATGAAAAACGCCAAGCCAACCGCTGCCGACGCTGCATCCACACCGGGGCATTCGCCGGGTGTTCCGCCGGGTCTTCCTCATCACGCGCATGCGGCAGAACACGCGCATGCGCACGCGGACGACTCGCATCACGATCACACGCACGGCACGCCTGCCTCGGCCGAGGCGGCGCTCGCGCTGGCCGAAGAATACTGTCGCGAGCGCGGCGAAAAGCTCACGCCGATCCGCCGCAAGGTGCTGGAGTTGCTGCTGACGTCGGGCCGCGCCACCAAGGCGTATTCGCTGCTCGACGACATGCGTCAGATTCACCCTGGCTCCGCGCCGCCCACTGTGTATCGCGCGCTGGATTTTCTGTTGTCAGCCGGCCTCGTGCACAAGATCGAGTCGATCAACGCATTCGCCGTCTGCCACGATCTCACGCAATGCCAGCACGGCATTCTGGTGGTGTGCCAGCAATGCGGCAACGTTACGGAGCTGCATCAGCCGGCGCTGCGCGAGGCACTGGTCGCGCAAATCGAAAACGCAGGATACCGGCTCGCCGGTGACGGAATCGAGCTGAAAGGGCTGTGCTCAGCGTGCCAGGCGGCGCAAGCCGCCGGCAACTGA
- a CDS encoding ATP-binding domain-containing protein: protein MARIVPDDWKSLAATGAAARERETLALLEEALPREYTVYHGVHWTRLHEGFSVFGEADFVIVSPAGRVMIVEQKTGFLRETPKGLVKVYMQTERNVAIALARTIEGLHRRFTAAFGAGTYFIEELLYCPDHIVRDAAISGVNPARIVDATRKDKLVSIIRDALPEDEARLPCASKIHHFLADELALAPDASALVGQAGTLVTRLAGGLATWARRLEFAPFRLRVIGTAGSGKTQLAVQVMKDAVARGARPLYVCFNRPLADHIARVAPPEAKVANYHQLCDWIVRDSGHAPDFQSSDVFEQLESAFAGTPIDARFQYDVLIVDEGQDFQQPWVPALERLLKPGGAWWWLEDPLQNLYMRESVALPGWTVLRESTNYRSPRDILDYLRGVVGATVPLAAGLAAGSPFDGSDISLSTYDETQLPESCIDATKRAITQALALGFRKQDIAVLSFRGREGSVLWPLDHLGPHRLRSFTGKYDLFGNPAYREGDVLLDSIYRFKGQSAPCVILSEVDFDAFDERNARKLFVGATRATMKLIVVASQRAARHLQLGDTKEPAG, encoded by the coding sequence ATGGCCCGCATTGTCCCCGACGACTGGAAGAGTCTTGCCGCCACGGGCGCGGCCGCGCGCGAGCGCGAAACGCTGGCGCTGCTCGAAGAAGCGCTGCCGCGCGAGTACACGGTCTATCACGGCGTGCACTGGACGCGCTTGCACGAAGGCTTTTCGGTGTTCGGCGAGGCGGACTTCGTGATCGTCAGTCCGGCGGGGCGGGTGATGATCGTCGAGCAGAAAACGGGCTTCCTGCGCGAGACGCCGAAAGGGCTGGTCAAGGTCTACATGCAGACCGAGCGCAACGTGGCGATTGCGCTCGCGCGCACCATCGAAGGGCTGCACCGGCGCTTCACTGCGGCGTTCGGCGCAGGCACGTATTTCATCGAAGAACTGCTGTACTGCCCGGATCACATCGTCAGGGACGCGGCAATTTCAGGCGTGAACCCTGCGCGCATCGTCGACGCGACGCGCAAGGACAAGCTCGTCAGCATCATCCGCGACGCGCTGCCGGAGGACGAGGCGCGTCTGCCGTGCGCGTCGAAGATTCACCATTTCCTCGCCGACGAACTGGCGCTCGCGCCCGACGCGAGCGCGCTGGTCGGTCAGGCGGGCACGCTCGTCACGCGGCTCGCGGGCGGCCTCGCCACCTGGGCGCGGCGGCTCGAATTCGCGCCGTTCCGGCTGCGCGTGATCGGCACGGCGGGTTCGGGCAAGACGCAACTCGCGGTGCAGGTGATGAAAGACGCCGTCGCGCGCGGTGCGCGTCCGTTGTATGTGTGCTTCAACCGGCCGCTTGCGGATCACATTGCGCGCGTCGCGCCGCCCGAGGCGAAGGTCGCGAACTATCACCAGCTGTGCGACTGGATCGTGCGGGATAGCGGCCACGCGCCGGACTTTCAGAGCAGCGACGTGTTCGAGCAACTCGAAAGCGCGTTCGCCGGCACGCCGATCGACGCGCGCTTCCAGTACGACGTGCTGATCGTCGACGAAGGCCAGGACTTCCAGCAGCCATGGGTGCCCGCGCTCGAACGGCTCCTGAAGCCGGGCGGCGCATGGTGGTGGCTCGAAGACCCGCTGCAGAACCTGTATATGCGCGAGAGCGTCGCGCTGCCCGGCTGGACGGTGCTGCGCGAATCGACCAACTATCGCAGCCCGCGCGACATCCTCGACTATCTGCGCGGCGTGGTCGGCGCGACCGTGCCGCTGGCGGCGGGCCTCGCGGCGGGCAGTCCGTTCGACGGCTCCGATATCTCGCTGTCCACCTACGACGAAACCCAGCTGCCCGAAAGCTGCATCGACGCGACCAAGCGCGCGATCACCCAGGCGCTGGCGCTCGGCTTTCGCAAGCAGGACATCGCGGTGCTGTCGTTTCGCGGACGCGAAGGCTCGGTGCTGTGGCCGCTCGATCATCTCGGCCCGCACCGGCTGCGCAGCTTCACGGGCAAATACGATCTGTTCGGCAATCCCGCGTATCGGGAAGGCGACGTGCTGCTCGACTCGATCTACCGCTTCAAGGGGCAGTCGGCGCCGTGCGTGATCCTGAGCGAAGTGGATTTCGACGCGTTCGACGAGCGCAATGCGCGCAAGCTCTTCGTCGGCGCGACCCGCGCGACCATGAAGCTGATCGTCGTCGCGTCGCAGCGTGCGGCGCGGCATCTGCAACTCGGGGACACGAAGGAGCCGGCGGGCTGA
- a CDS encoding NAD(P)/FAD-dependent oxidoreductase yields MDFDVIVLGAGIVGVSSALHLQDRGRRVALVDRRAPGEETSFGNAGLIERSSLVPYGFPRKLGTLLRYMRNQSTDLYWDYKALPAYAGWLARFWWESSPQRLAAAARDLMPLIGACVDEHDKLIARAGVGRLVHDGGWIEAFRTRAAFDSEASASENAIREHGLHVSVLDAAALRAQEPSVGEGICGAIHWKDPKSVLNPGALVKGYARLFEANGGTFVNGDAATLRSSGDAWTVETQHGTLGAKEVVLALGPWSDTVFEPLGYRIPLRAKRGYHMHYRPSRQMLSVPIVDTERGYVIAPMEGNRLRLTTGVEIAERGAPPTGIQLERVEPLARATFGLGERVDEKPWLGMRPCTPDMRPVIGRAPRHRGLWFAFGHNHHGLTLGPVTGRLLAEMMTGETPFADPRPFRVERFG; encoded by the coding sequence ATGGATTTCGACGTCATCGTGCTGGGCGCGGGTATCGTCGGCGTGTCGTCGGCGCTGCATCTGCAGGATCGCGGACGGCGCGTCGCGCTGGTCGACCGGCGCGCACCCGGCGAGGAGACGAGCTTCGGCAATGCGGGGCTGATCGAGCGCTCGTCGCTCGTGCCGTACGGCTTTCCGCGCAAGCTCGGCACGCTGCTGCGCTATATGCGCAACCAGTCGACCGATCTCTACTGGGACTACAAGGCGCTGCCCGCTTACGCGGGGTGGCTGGCGCGCTTCTGGTGGGAATCGTCGCCGCAGCGGCTCGCGGCTGCCGCGCGCGACCTGATGCCGTTGATAGGCGCCTGCGTCGACGAGCACGACAAGCTGATTGCGCGCGCGGGTGTTGGCCGGCTGGTGCACGACGGCGGCTGGATCGAGGCCTTCCGCACGCGGGCCGCGTTCGACAGCGAAGCGAGCGCATCGGAGAACGCGATCCGCGAGCATGGCCTGCATGTGAGCGTGCTCGACGCCGCGGCGCTGCGTGCGCAGGAGCCTTCCGTGGGCGAAGGCATTTGCGGCGCGATTCACTGGAAGGACCCGAAAAGTGTGCTGAATCCGGGCGCACTGGTGAAGGGCTATGCGCGGTTGTTCGAAGCGAACGGCGGCACGTTCGTCAACGGCGACGCGGCGACCTTGCGTTCATCGGGCGATGCCTGGACGGTCGAGACACAACACGGCACGCTCGGCGCGAAAGAAGTCGTGCTCGCGCTCGGGCCGTGGTCCGATACCGTGTTCGAGCCGCTCGGCTATCGCATTCCGCTGCGCGCGAAGCGCGGCTATCACATGCACTATCGGCCGTCGCGGCAGATGCTGTCCGTGCCCATCGTCGATACGGAACGCGGCTATGTGATCGCGCCGATGGAAGGCAATCGCCTGCGGCTGACGACGGGCGTCGAGATCGCGGAGCGCGGCGCGCCGCCGACGGGCATTCAGCTCGAACGCGTCGAGCCGCTCGCGCGCGCGACGTTCGGGCTGGGCGAGCGCGTCGACGAGAAGCCGTGGCTCGGGATGCGGCCGTGCACACCGGACATGCGGCCTGTGATTGGACGGGCGCCGCGTCATCGCGGGCTGTGGTTCGCGTTCGGGCATAACCATCATGGGCTGACGCTCGGGCCTGTTACTGGGCGGCTGCTCGCTGAGATGATGACTGGCGAGACGCCGTTTGCGGATCCGAGGCCGTTTCGGGTGGAACGGTTTGGGTGA